GTGATGCTTGCTTTAAATGGAGGACAGATAGGTATTAAGCAATGACAAAGGTGTAATAGTGTGATGGTTTTTGTAATAATCACTGTTGTAGATTATAGTGTCTGAGGTTTGTTGCTCAGTCTGTTTTCACTATTGGATTAGTTGTCCAATACCTAACCTAATTGACAATTAGCTCAAATCAAGAAAGATGGTTCAAAGTTAACAGTGTTAATTATAACACTCTTTCTTCCCATTCTCTAGGCACCAGATTTAGTCTGGTGTGAGAATCAATGCTCAGTAAAACCTTTAATAGTGTCTTTTGTTTCTCCCAAATCTTATTTCTGACACAACTTGTTGCTGAAGGTTGCAAGAATCACAATGAGTCTGGCATGTCTTGTGTGCCATAGTGTGGATAGTCCATCACCGTCACACTCTTTCAGGAGTTACTCTGTTTCAAGTGCAGAAAATGAAGGAAGATGTCATGCTGTTGCAACCTGCTTAACCAGGAAATTATCTCTTCCACCCTCTACATTTCACTCTTTTCTTGCACCATCATCATCCTCCAAAGTGACCCCACAACCTACTGGTTCAAGTAACAACTTGATACCTGGTACACCGCGGCTTGTACGAAGCCGTGCCGTGACAAGGGACAGAGTAAGAAACTGGAATTTTGATGAAATTGCAATGGAGTCCTAGTCTAAACTATAAGATAGAATAAGACTAGGGAATTTTCTTGTGGGATAGTTTATAGCATGTTATTGCTATTTTGCCCCTTTGAATTTTGTTATGGGTGCAATTTATCTCTTTCTCTAGTTTTCTAGTAAAAGAGTATGACATCTGTAGCCATGAAAAAATTCTACGGTGTGATTCTACTTTATTTGGCATTTTCCTTTTGATTCACGACCggctaaaactaaaaaaattggtcTAATTATAAAAGGGATACTTATGTCAAGTGTCAAGGTTGACTTAAAATGAATTCACTAACTCATTTCCAGTTTTCCACCACTTTTTCATCACTCTAAATTCACATCTCTCTCGTTGTGGTGCGTTATCATTCTTTCTATAGAGGAGTTCGTGAACTATTCATGTAAATATTCTTTCAAAATGTAAGATGCAATTTCAAGAGCACACAAAgtttatagaaattattttgtCATGACTTCCGTGTTCTTTATGTCTCAAAAAAGATTAATCTCTATTTGTCCCCTGAAGAAACTCTTAATGCACATTAAAAGCAATGTAAGTTGTAATGTAATGAGAATATTAGATTGTAGTCGTGgtgcaaatttttttaacacattttaatttaatattctgTTAAATTAGTGAGACCTGTTAGATAAGGACTGAAACTCACTAGTATTCTGCAAATTTGAATgaactttatttaatattaaatagtgtagtatgttaaaaaaatacattatccaaatagttttattaataagTCTGGCATTTTAATTGCATTATT
The Glycine max cultivar Williams 82 chromosome 16, Glycine_max_v4.0, whole genome shotgun sequence genome window above contains:
- the LOC100786943 gene encoding uncharacterized protein — translated: MSLACLVCHSVDSPSPSHSFRSYSVSSAENEGRCHAVATCLTRKLSLPPSTFHSFLAPSSSSKVTPQPTGSSNNLIPGTPRLVRSRAVTRDRVRNWNFDEIAMES